From the genome of Papaver somniferum cultivar HN1 chromosome 2, ASM357369v1, whole genome shotgun sequence, one region includes:
- the LOC113352294 gene encoding uncharacterized protein LOC113352294, translating to MSSILSRFTRVSLTNLSTQRSSSPSLHLHHVKWCHDESHYNHGIPGIPTNGKVVLLRNSMTGSQVYLVGVGNGTKDGAETVKKVINAVRPDAVALELCKQRALLLGMWRNPEKEGLVRMFLRCMKSPGGLKTMIDTFFSVRRLQASLMRVSELKVAMEESQKVKAKLVLMDQDIDVLSKQFGSISINQNINYRRLNDMNHIDTLKKWFMLRFFPEITPRSNMEGIRRWFYLIFPEHHRVIFIERDIFMFIKLRRLEEKVIVAVVGPGHMDGIELLWKYAEDVGDD from the exons ATGTCTTCCATTTTGAGCCGTTTCACAAGAGTGTCTTTGACAAACTTGTCAACTCAGAGATCATCATCACCTTCTCTCCATTTGCATCATGTGAAATGGTGCCATGATGAAAGCCATTACAACCATGGGATTCCTGGAATCCCAACTAATGGTAAAGTTGTACTCCTTAGAAATTCCATGACTGGTTCTCAAGTCTATCTTGTTGGTGTTGGCAATGGTACTAAAGATGGTGCTGAAACTGTCAAGAAG GTGATCAATGCTGTAAGGCCTGATGCAGTTGCA CTTGAGTTGTGCAAACAACGTGCCTTGCTGCTTGGAATGTGGAGGAATCCTGAAAAAGAGGGCCTGGTTAGGATGTTTCTCAGGTGCATGAAGTCTCCAGGAGGTTTGAAAACAATGATTGATACATTTTTTAGTGTACGTCGACTGCAGGCATCTCTCATGCGGGTTTCGGAGCTTAAG GTTGCCATGGAAGAATCTCAAAAAGTGAAAGCAAAACTGGTTCTAATGGATCAAGATATCGAT GTTCTCAGTAAACAGTTCGGCTCAATATCTATTAATCAAAATATCAATTATCGGAGGCTCAATGATATGAACCACATTGACACGTTAAAGAAATGGTTCATGCTACGATTTTTCCCGGAGATAACGCCCCGATCAAATATGGAAGGCATACGGCGTTGGTTCTATCTAATTTTTCCAGAGCAT CATAGGGTGATATTTATCGAGAGAGACATATTTATGTTTATAAAGCTAAGAAGGCTGGAAGAAAAGGTTATTGTTGCAGTGGTTGGGCCTGGTCACATGGATGGAATTGAGCTATTGTGGAAATATGCGGAGGATGTTGGTGATGATTAG
- the LOC113349522 gene encoding WD-40 repeat-containing protein MSI4-like has product MKERGKTNAQASVDDRYTQWKSLVPVLYDWLANHNLVWPSLSCRWGPQLEQATYKNRQRLYLSEQTDGSVPNTLVIANCEVVKPRVAAAEHISQFNEEARSPFVKKYKTIIHPGEVNRIRELPQNMKIVATHTDSPDVLIWDVDAQPNRHAVLGASESRPDLILTGHQDNAEFALDMCPTEPFVLSGGKDKSVVLWSIQDHISAAAVDQGSAKSPGSKTPSKAAGEKASESPCIGPRGIYQGHDDTVEDVQFCPSSTQEFCSVGDDSCLILWDARTGTRPTVKVEKAHNADLHCVDWNRHDENLILTGSADNSVRMFDRRNLTADGVGAPIYKFEGHKAAVLCVQWCPDKASVFGSAAEDGFLNVWDHDKVGKKKERVGTRMPNSPPGLFFQHAGHRDKVVDFHWNTSDPWTIVSVSDDCESSGGGGTLQIWRMSDLIYRPEEEVLEELEKFKSHILACSSKS; this is encoded by the exons atgaaggaaaGAGGAAAAACAAACGCACAAGCGAGTGTAGATGATAGATACACTCAATGGAAATCACTTGTACCTGTTCTTTACGATTGGCTTGCGAATCATAACCTTGTTTGGCCTTCTCTTTCTTGCCG GTGGGGTCCCCAGCTAGAGCAAGCTACTTACAAGAATCGACAACGTCTTTACCTTTCTGAACAG ACCGATGGTAGTGTTCCAAATACTCTAGTTATAGCTAATTGTGAAGTGGTCAAACCAAGAGTTGCAGCTGCGGAGCACATATCACAG TTCAATGAGGAAGCTCGCTCCCCCTTTGTCAAGAAGTACAAAACCATTATTCATCCTGGAGAG GTCAACAGAATCAGGGAGCTGCCACAGAACATGAAGATTGTTGCTACACATACCGACAGTCCTGAT GTGCTTATCTGGGATGTTGATGCTCAACCTAATCGCCATGCTGTCCTTGGGGCTTCAGAATCACGACCAGATTTG ATTCTAACTGGGCATCAAGATAATGCGGAATTTGCGCTTGATATGTGCCCAACTGAGCCTTTCGTATTATCTGGAG GCAAAGACAAGTCAGTGGTGTTGTGGAGTATTCAGGATCATATATCTGCTGCAGCAGTAGATCAAGGATCTGCAAAATCTCCAGGGTCTAAAACACCCTCTAAAGCTGCTGGTGAAAAAGCTTCTGAGAGCCCTTGTATTGGACCACGTGGTATCTACCAAGGGCATGATGACACTGTTGAAGATGTGCAGTTTTGTCCATCAAG TACTCAAGAGTTCTGCAGTGTGGGTGACGATTCTTGCCTAATTCTTTGGGATGCTCGCACTGGCACAAGACCAACTGTCAAG GTTGAAAAGGCTCACAATGCTGATCTGCACTGTGTTGATTGGAATCGGCATGATGAAAACCTTATCTTGACCGG GTCGGCTGATAATTCGGTTCGCATGTTTGACCGTCGAAATCTCACCGCTGATGGTGTTGGAGCCCCTATATACAAATTTGAAGGACACAAAGCAGCTGTTCTTTGCGTTCAG TGGTGTCCAGATAAGGCATCAGTATTTGGCAGTGCTGCAGAGGATGGCTTTTTGAATGTTTGGGATCATGACAAG GTTGGTAAGAAGAAAGAACGTGTTGGAACGAGAATGCCAAATTCTCCTCCGGGCTTATTCTTCCAGCATGCTGGTCACAG GGATAAAGTTGTTGACTTTCACTGGAATACATCTGATCCATGGACAATTGTTAGTGTCTCTGATGATTGCGAaagcagtggtggtggtgggacaTTGCAG ATATGGCGCATGAGTGATCTGATTTACAGGCCAGAGGAGGAGGTTCTGGAAGAACTTGAAAAGTTCAAGTCACACATACTTGCTTGTTCATCGAAATCTTGA
- the LOC113352295 gene encoding uncharacterized protein LOC113352295 — MSRRTNGLAVPHDEGFGEVVRALNAVAQAMQQQVNLNQNAPPPPPPPNQRALLVRRFSEQKPDSFKGSPDPLVAEDWIDKIEKIFTLLGVNDEDKLDLVVFKLEGEATRWWDLTRRSRNDGLFTWVEFRLAFLNKYFPQTARNQRMIEFMQLTQRNMTVAQYQAKFEELSRFAIHLVENEELKAFKFQEGLRPSIKGRLSILKITSYNEIVERAMIAERDVEEATWELEPEMRSKYPELL, encoded by the coding sequence ATGTCTCGTCGTACGAATGGTTTAGCCGTCCCACATGATGAGGGTTTCGGTGAGGTTGTTCGTGCTTTGAATGCTGTTGCTCAAGCGATGCAACAACAAGTGAATCTTAATCAGAATGCACCTCCTCCCCCTCCACCACCTAATCAACGAGCTTTGTTAGTTAGAAGGTTTAGTGAACAAAAGCCCGATTCCTTTAAAGGTAGTCCTGATCCACTGGTCGCTGAAGATTGGATAGATAAGATTGAGAAAATATTCACCCTATTAGGCGTGAATGACGAGGATAAGCTGGATCTTGTTGTTTTTAAGCTTGAGGGTGAGGCCACTCGCTGGTGGGACTTGACTCGTCGTTCTAGGAATGACGGTCTGTTTACCTGGGTAGAATTTCGACTCGCCTTCCTAAATAAGTACTTTCCACAAACTGCACGAAACCAACGCATGATCGAGTTTATGCAGTTGACTCAGAGAAATATGACCGTAGCACAGTACCAAGCCAAGTTTGAAGAACTTTCTCGTTTTGCTATTCATCTGGTGGAGAATGAAGAGCTGAAGGCTTTTAAGTTTCAGGAGGGACTTAGACCTTCAATTAAGGGTAGGTTGTCTATTTTGAAGATTACCTCTTATAATGAGATAGTGGAAAGAGCGATGATTGCTGAGAGAGACGTTGAGGAAGCGACATGGGAATTAGAGCCCGAAATGCGGAGCAAATATCCTGAACTTTTATAA